DNA from Polaribacter sp. NJDZ03:
CTTTTATTTTAAAAGGAAAAAAAGTTAAAACTAGCTTTATTCAAAAGTTTCCAACAGCTAAAAAGAATCATAGAAAATTTTTGCAATTTTTTCCAAAAGCGATAGAATCCTTTAACCTTAACGACTATGAATTAGTAATTTCTTCTTCGTCATCGATAGCTAAAGGTGTTTTAACAAACCAAAACCAATTACATATTTGTTATTGCCATTCTCCAATGAGATATGCATGGAATTTATATCATGAATATTTAGAAGATAAAAACCTAACAACAGGTTTAAAAGGGTGGTATGCCAAACGAGTTTTACATAAATTAAGAACTTGGGATGTTATTTCTACCAATAGAGTAGACCATTTTGTAGCTAATTCTAATTACATAGCCCAAAGAATAAAGAAAATTTATAATAGGGAAGCTACTGTTATTTATCCACCTGTAGATATACAAAATTTTCCATTAGAAGAAAATAAAGAAGACTATTACGTAGCAGCTTCTAGATTAGTTTCTTATAAGAAAATTGCTTTAATTGTTGAAGCTTTTAATAAAATGCCAAATAAAAAATTAAAAGTTATTGGAGAAGGACCAGAGATGTCTAAAATTGTTGAAATTGCTAAAAGCAATGTAGAAATTTTAGGAAGAAAAAAACAAGATGACATGGTTAAAATTCTACAAAAAGCAAGAGCATTAGTTTTTGCCGCTGATGAGGATTTTGGAATTTTACCTGTAGAAGCTCAAAGTTGTGGTACACCAGTTATTGCACTAAATAGAGGTGGGTTAAAAGAAACCGTGATTAATAATGAAACTGGTGTGTTTTTTCAAAAACAAGAAACTACAGATATTATGGAAGCTGTAAACAAATTTGAGACTTTAAAATTTGACGCTAAGATAATTAGAAGAAATGCAGAGCGTTTTAGTAAAGAAAGGTTTGAAAGAGAATTTAAAGAATTTGTAGAACAAAAAATAAAAAATCTTTAATTTGAGAAAAAGATATTCAACATATATAAAACCAGTATCATTTTTTTTTGATTTATTAATAATAAACTTAGTAATCTTTTTTATCTATGATTCTGAGTTTTTAAATAAATTTTTTCTAGTTTACATTTCCCTATTTTGGTTAATTTCTTCTTTAGTTTTAGGATACTATAATACGTATAGAAATACCAAACTTTATCAGCTTATTAAAATATTAATATCCCAGACGGTTATTTTTATTTTAGGCTATTTTACTTATTTTGGTTTTTTTAGAGAGGGGGTTGTTATTAATAATCAAGCAAAAATTTTAACAATAATTATAGCATTTTTATGGATCTTCAAACTTTTTGTTTTTTATTCGATAAGATTATACAGGTCTAAAGGTAATAATTACAGAAACGTTGTTGTTTTAGGGAGTGATAGTTCAACAAAAAAAATTATACAAACATTAATAGAAGATAAGGAATTAGGATATAAGTATCTAGGTTTTTTTTCTGATAAAGTAAAAGTTAATAAGTTGTATTTAGGTACTATTAAAGCTAGTTTTAAATATGTGTTAAAAAATGAAGTTGATGAAATATTCTGTTCTTTAGATGAATTAAAAGAAGTAGAATTAAGAAAAATAAGAAAGTTTGCGAATAGAAATAATTTAATACTAAAATTAATACCTAACTCAAGAGAAATATATAATAAAGATTTAAATACAGAGTATTTTGGTAATTCTTTACCAATTTTAAATGTAAAAAAATTACCACTTGAAATCTTTGAGAATAGAGCTTTAAAAAGATTTTTTGATATTTTATTTTCTTTTTTAATCGGTATACTTGTTTTTTCATGGCTATTTCCTATTATTATTCTTATTATAAGAATTGAATCTAAAGGGGCAACAATTTTTAAACAAAAAAGAGAAGGTATTAATGGAGGAGACTTTATGTGTTATAAATTTAGATCTATGTATCAAGAAAAATCAATAGATGCAGGCCATACAAAGAAAAATGATGCCAGAATTACTAAAGTAGGAGCTTTTTTAAGAAAAACAAGTATTGATGAATTTCCTCAATTTATTAATGTATTTTTAGGTCAGATGAGTATTGTAGGGCCAAGACCACATATGAATATTCATTCTTTAAAATTTGATAAAGAAGTTAATAATTATATGAAAAGAAAGTCTGTAAAACCAGGAATTACTGGTTTGGCTCAGGTTAGTGGTTATAGAGGTGAAATACAAAAAAAATCAGATATAGAAAATAGAGTTCGTTTAGATGTTTTTTATATAGAAAATTGGTCATTTTTATTAGATATTAAAATTATATTTAAAACTTGTATGAATATTTTTAAAGGAGAAGAGAAAGCATATTAAATAAATGAAAGAGAAATTAGACATAACAGTATCTATTGTTCTTTATAATGAAAATTTAGAGGAGCTTACCGAAACAATAAATTGTTTTTTAAGTATTCCACTAAAAAAGAAACTTTATTTAATAGATAATACTCCTGAAAAAATGTTTAATAATCTTTTTTTACAAAATGAAATAGAATATATAGCTATTGGACATAATATAGGTTTTGGCTCTGGACATAATATAGTTTTAGATAAAATTGATAAAAGCTCTAGGTTTCACTTAGTATTAAACCCAGATGTTTTTTTTAAACCAACAGTTATACTTAACTTAATTAAAGAATTAGCAAACAATAAAGAAGTTGCAATGATTGCGCCAAAAGTTTTGTTTCCAGATGGTAGGCATCAATATTCTTGCAGAAGGTATCCTTCTGTTTCAGAGTTAATTGCTAGGAGGTTTTCATTGTTAAAACCATTTTTTACAGCTGTTATTTTAAAAGGAGAATACAGAGAAAGAGATTTAAAAGTGCCTTTTTTTGCAGAATATATTACAGGCTGTTTTCAATTATACAGAACAGAAGACTTTATAGCATTAAAAGGTTTTGATAAGCGATATTTCTTATATATGGAGGATGTTGATATTTGTAAAAAAATAGATGTATTACAGAAGAAAAAAATCTATTTTCCTCAAGAAGAAATCATACATGTTTTAAAACAAGGCTCTTCTAAAAGCAAAAAATTATTTTTACGACATACTTTATCTGTGGTTAAATATTTCTTTAAATGGGGGTTTTAAGAACGCAAAGTTCTTAAATAGAATTTCGTTTTCCTTTAAATTGTCTATACAATCAAAGGGGAATCCAATATTTTTAAAATATATTTGCAATAACAACAACACAACAAACAATGAATGTACTTATTTTAGGTTCTGGAGGTAGAGAACACGCTTTTGCAATTAAATTATTAGAAAGTAAAAAAATTAATAAACTATTTGTAGCTCCAGGAAATGCCGGAACAGACAAAATTGCCACCAATATTAATATTGATGCTACAGATTTTGAAGCGGTTAAAAAAGTAACCTTAGAAAACGACATTAAAATGGTTGTTGTTGGTCCAGAAGTACCTTTGGTAGCTGGAGTTCACGATTTCTTTTTGGCAGACGAAAAGTTGAAAGATATTCCTGTAATCGGACCTAAAAAAGACGGAGCATTGTTAGAAGGATCTAAAGATTTCTCTAAACAATTTATGCAAAAACATGGCGTTCCAACAGCCAGATATCAATCTTTTACGAAAGATAATTTACAAGAAGGTTTTGATTTCTTAGAAACCTTAGCACCACCTTTTGTATTAAAAGCAGACGGTTTAGCAGCAGGAAAAGGAGTATTAATTTTAAACTCTTTAGAAGAAGCAAAAACCGAATTAGAAGATATGGTTTCTAACAAAAAATTCGGAGAAGCATCTACAACCGTTGTTATCGAAGAATTTTTAAAAGGAATAGAATTATCTGTCTTTGTTTTAACAGACGGAAAAAGCTATAAAATTTTACCATCAGCAAAAGATTATAAGAGAATTGGAGAAGGTGACGCAGGTTTAAATACTGGCGGAATGGGCGCAATTTCTCCTGTACCATTTGCAGATAAAGCATTTTTAGATAAAGTAGAAGAATTGGTTGTAAAACCAACAATTGCAGGTTTACAAAAAGACGGAATAGATTACAGAGGTTTTATCTTTATTGGTTTAATGAACGACAACGGAAACCCTTCTGTGGTTGAGTATAACGTGAGAATGGGGGATCCGGAAACGGAAGTTGTTTTACCAAGAATTGAGTCAGATTTATTTGAATTGTTCGAAGGAGTGGCACATCAAAATTTACATGAAAAATCATTTTCTGTAACCGATAAAACGGCAACAACCGTAATGTTGGTTTCTGGCGGATACCCAGATGCATACGAGAAAAATAAAGAAATTACAGGTTACGATACCGTAGAAGATTCTTTCGTTTTTCATGCAGGTACTACCATTAAAGATGGTAAAGTGGTTACAAACGGAGGTAGAGTTATCGCGGTAACTTCTTTTGGTAACACCATTGAAGAGGCTTTAGAAAAGAGTTATAAAAGTATAGATAAGATTCATTTCGATAAAATGAATTACAGAAAAGACATTGGTTTCGATTTAGTGTAAATTTATTTTTATTTGGGCGTTTTAACAGGCTTGGAATTTATCTTGAGTGGAGTCGAAAGATTATATCTTTTTTTCAGAAAAAGAAAAAAAGGATGCCATTTCAATCCCTAACGCACTTGTTTAAAAGCAACTGTTTTATCCGAGTTTTTTAGTGATGATTAAAAAATGAAAGCGAGCCAAAATAAAATAATAATTGCACCCTTAAATTGGGGTTTAGGTCATGCAACACGTTGTGTGCCTATTATAAATGCATTATTAGAAAATAATTTTACACCCATTATTGCATCAGACGGAAACGCCTTAACCTTTTTAAGAAAAGAGTTTCCTTACTTAGAATATATAGAAATCCCAGCTTATAATATTTCTTATCATAGAAATTTAAAGTTGGGATTACTTTTTCAAATTCCTAAAATTTTAAAAGCTGTTAGAGAAGAATGTAAAATTATAAATGATTTTATACTTAAAAATACAGACGTTGTTGGTGTAATATCAGATAACAGATTCGGAGTAAGAAGCTCGTTAGTTCCTTCGGTTTACATAACCCATCAAGTAAACGTCTTGTCTGGGCGTACCACTTTTTTTACTTCTTATTTTCATCAACAAATAATAAAAAAGTTTGATGAATGTTGGATTCCCGATAATGAAAATTCTCAGTTTTCAGGAAAACTATCATCAACCAAAAAAAATCTGAACACAAAGTTTATTGGAGTTTTAAGTCGTTTTAAAAAAGCAGCATCAACCCAAAATACAGATGTTTTAATCATTCTTTCTGGTATTGAACCCAACAGGACATTCTTAGAGAAAAAGTTAATCTCAGTCTTTAAAAACGACACTAGAAATATTATTTTTGTTTTAGGTAAAATAGAGTCCGCAAAAAAAAGTTGGAAAATAGGAAATACTACTTTTTACAATTATGTACTATCACACGAACTTCAAGATTTAATAAACGCGAGTAAGATTGTTATTTGTAGATCTGGTTATTCCTCTATAATGGATTTGGCTGTTCTGGGTAAAAAAGTATTTTTTATTCCAACAGAACAACAAGATGAGCAAGAATATTTAGCATCATTTTTAGAAGAAAAAAAGTATGCTCCATTTTCTAAAATGAAAGATTTTGTAAAAGAAGATATTTTTAAAGTTGAAGATTATAAAGGTTTAAAAACTGTAGAAACAATATTAGATTCAGATTTATTTAGCCTTTTCGAGCGTAAAAGAAAACTCTGATCCTTCGCCATAAGTACTCTTTAGTAAAATGGTTTCGTTATGTGCTTCTATAATGTGTTTTACAATAGACAAACCTAAACCAGAACCACCTTGTTCTCTAGATCTGCTTTGGTCTACTCTATAAAATCGCTCAAAAAGACGCGAAAGATGTTGTGGTTTAATCCCTTCACCATTATCTATTGTTTTAACAATAAATTTATTTTCATTGTAACTTTCTACCGCAACAATAGTAGTACCGTTTGGTTTACCATATTTAATAGAGTTTACAATTAGGTTTATTAAAACTTGTTCAATTTTTTCTGCATCTCCTTTTACAAATACAGGAAATTCATGAATTCTATCAAATTTTAAGATAATGTTTCTTTTTTTAGCTCTCATTTCAAACATGTCAAAGACATTTTGTACAAGTTCTAAAATATTAAAGACATCTTTATTTAGTTTCATACCATCATTTTCTAATTTAGCAATCATATCTAAATCTTTAATAACAGCAACCAATCTTTCTACTCCTTTATTGGCTCTTTCTAAGTATTTTGTTCTAATTTCTTTGTCATTTACGGCTCCTTCAATTAAGGTTAAAATATAGCCTTGTACCGTAAATAAAGGTGTTTTTAGTTCGTGTGCAACATTTCCTAAAAAATCTCTTCTAAAAGAATCTCTCTCTGTTAAACTTTTTATTTCTAGTCTTTTACCTTCTACAAATCTTTGCATTCTTTTAGAAAGTTTTTCAATATCTGTAGTTACAGAATCTCTTCGTAAATCGTTTACATCTAAAATAGAAACATCTTCATATATTTTTTTAAGACGTCTGTAAATAAAGTGTTCTGTTCTATACTGAATGATAAAAAAGGAAATTACAAAAAGAACTACAATAGAAAAAAAGACAGAAACGGCACCAATATGATTAGAAAAAAAATAATAGAATATTAATGCGATAACAACAGTAAGCATTGTTAAGTATACGGCAGACCAAAGTGCGTAAGAATACGTTTTTTTAATTTTCATGAGGCAATTTTAATGTTCTGCACCTTCTAAAACAAACTTATAGCCAACCCCTTTTACAGTTTTAAAGTGGTCGTCACCAATTTTTTCACGCAGTTTTCTAATGTGTACATCAATAGTTCTGCCGCCTACAACAACTTCATTTCCCCAAACGGTATCTAATATAACTTCTCTTTTAAAAACTTTACCAGGTTTAGAGGTTAACAAAGAAAATAATTCGAATTCTTTTCTAGGTAGCGATATTCTTTTTCCTGCCTTATAGACTACATATTCATCTCTATCGATAACAATATCACCAATTTTAAAAGTTTCTTCGCTATCTTTTTTTGTTTTTAGTCTTCGTAAAAGAGATTTTACTTTACTTATTAAAACTTTAGGTTTAATAGGTTTTGTAATATAATCATCTGCACCGGCTTCAAAACCAGCTAATTGAGAATAGTCTTCGCCTCTAGCTGTTAAGAATGCAATAATAACGTTTTCTAGTGATTTTACTTTTCTAATTTTTTCGCAAGCTTCTATTCCGTCCATTTCTGGCATCATAATATCTAATAAAATTAGATGAGGAATATTTTTCTTAGCAGCTTTAACAGCTTCTACACCATTTGTTGCTGTAAATATCTGATAACCTTCATTTTTTAAATTGTAACCAACAATTTCTATAATATCTGGTTCATCATCTACCAATAAAATTTTAATATCACTTTTATTCATATAACTAGTTAAAGTACCGTTGAATATCAAAAATAGTAATAATTATATTAGCAAGTCTATTACTTAACAATCATTTAATCTCAAACAAGTCTATTAACGTTAATGTAACATTAAAATATATTATTGATTAAAATTTAGTTTTTTTTTAATTTTATTAGTTGAATAATAAATTAAGCTATTAATAATTCAATTATATGTATTTTTACTTGAATAATCTAAAATAGTTGCAGCATGAAAAAAAACTACATTTTTACTTTATTAATTACACTTTGTTTAACAGGTGTTTCTTTTGGTCAAGAAATGCTATTAAACGGAGGTTTAGAAAATTGGGATGATGATACGTCTCCAACAAGTTGGACAAAAGCAGAGAGTTTAACCAAAATAACAACAGAAATACATGGTGGTTCTTTTTCAGCGGTTAGAAATGGTGAATCTGGGACTAAAGATTTAGGACAAACAATTACAGGAATTGTTCCTGGTGAAAGCTATACAGTAAGTTTTTGGTATAAAGTTACTGCCGGAGATGATAAGGATGCAAGAATTTGGTGTACTTGGAAAAATGGTTCAACTACAGTTTATCATGCAGGAGATGGAAATAATCGTTCTGCTGATATTTTAAGAGGGCCAGAAGATGGTTATTTAGATAATAATGGTGGTGTTTGGACAAAACACGAAGTTATCGTTACTGCTCCTGCAGGTGTAGATCGTTTTTATTACGAGGTAAGATCTTATTCAAACTCTGTTACTTATTGGGATGATTTATCATTTATTAAAAATACAACAGCATCAGTAAAAAATAATGCTATAGAAGGTTTTGCAACATACCCAAACCCAATTACAGATAAAAATTTTACGATTTCTAGTAATAGTTCAAATACTAAACAAGTAGCTATTTTTAGTGTTATTGGTAAAAAAGTGTTTTCTACTTCTTTTACAGGTTTAAAGAAAAACTTAGATGTTTCTACAGTAAACTCTGGAATCTACATTTTAAAAGTTACAGAAGATGGTAAAACAGCTACTAAAAAATTAGTGATTAGATAATTTCTAAACACCTCTTTATTATAAAAAGCTCCGAATTAAATTCGGAACTTTTTTATTTTTAGTATCTTACTAGGTGAACAAGAAAATATATTGCTATGAATTTACCTTTAAAACTTAATGATGTTCTTTTTTTAGATATTGAAACTGTGCCAGAATATGAAGATTGGGAACAGCTTGCAGAAGAAACGCAAGTACTGTACAATAAGAAAACTGAATACCAACGTAAAGAAGATGTTACGGCCGAAGAGTTTTATGAAAGAGCTGGTATTTGGGCAGAATTTGGCAAGATTGTTTGTATTTCTGTTGGGTATTTTGTTGATGTTGAAAAGAGAAAACAATTGCGTTTAACTTCTTTTTATGGTGATGATGAACATCTACTTTTAATGGAGTTTAAATCGTTACTAAACTTACATTTTAATAAGAAAAGCAATGTTTTATGTGCACATAATGGTAAAGAATTCGATTTTCCTTTTATCGCCAGAAGAATGATTGTACATCAAATAGAATTACCAAGTAAATTAAACTTGTTTGGTAAAAAGCCTTGGGAAGTTCCGCATATAGATACACTAGAACTATGGAAATTTGGCGATTATAAACATTATACATCACTAAAATTATTAACGTCTATTTTAGGTATTCCATCACCAAAAGATGATATTGATGGGAGTGAAGTGGCTAAAGTCTATTACAAAGAAAAAAACCTACAAAGAATTGTAACCTATTGTGAAAAGGATACCATTGCAGTGGCTCAAATTTTATTGCGTTTTAACAACCAAGAATTATTGAAAGCAGAAGATATTGTAAGTGTTTAATTATTTTGCCGAGATTTATAGAGAAACTCAGACGTATAAAAGAAAATAAGAAGTTTCTCCTGCAAGGTTTCCAAAACCTTGTAGGTGTTTTTAACTATTTTGAATTACACCTACAAGGTCAAAAAAAGACCTTGCAGGAGTATGAAAATTATTTTACTAGTAGATTCTTTGTGCAACAACTTTTAATCTTCTAATTTCATAGAAAGCTCTAACCAGCGTTCTTCTTTTTGCTCTAAATTAGCGATTGTTTCTTGTAATTCTTCAGATTTTTTAGCAATATCATCAGGCGCAATTTCTACATTTAAAAATTCTGCTTCTATCGTTGCTTTTCTTCTTTGAAGTCTTTCAATATCTCCTTCTAAAGCCCCAAACTCTCTTTTTTCATCAAAAGTTAAGGTGTTTTTATTTGATTTTTTAACCTCTTTTTTATCTTCCTGTTTCCCTATAGGTTTTGCTACAACTTCTGTTAAAGCAGAACCATCATCGTACGCTCTAAAATCTGAGTAGTTTCCTGGAAAATTCTCTACAACACCTTCGCCTCTAAAAACAAATAATGCGTCTACAATTTTATCCATAAAATACCTGTCATGCGAAACAACTAATAGGTTACCAGGGAAATCTAATAAGAAACTTTCTAATACATTTAGTGTTACAACATCTAAATCGTTTGTTGGCTCATCTAAGATTAAAAAGTTAGGATTCTGAATTAAAACAGCACATAAGTATAAACGTTTTTGTTCTCCTCCAGATAGTCTTTCTACAAAATCGTATTGTTTTTTCTTGTCGAATAAAAAACGCTCTAATAATTGTGATGCAGAAATTTTTCTTCCTTTAGTTAAAGGGATAAATTCTCCAAATTCTTTAACAACATCAATTACTTTTTGTCCTTCTTTTATTTCTATACCAGCTTGTGTATAGTAACCATACTTTACAGTTTCACCTAAAATAACTTTACCAGCATCTAATTCTGCCGTTTCTGTAATAATATTTAAGAAAGAAGATTTACCGGTTCCGTTTTTACCAATAATACCAATACGTTCTCCACGTTTAAAGACGTAATCGAAATTCTCTAAAATCTTTTTATCACCAAAAGACTTAGAAACCTTATGAAGTTCAAGAATTTTACTTCCTAAACGTTCCATATTTATTTCTAATTGCACTTGATGATCTTGTCTACGTTGATGTGCTTTTTCTTTAATTTGATAAAAGTCATCTGTTCTAGATTTCGATTTTGTAGTTCTTGCCTTTGGTTGCTTACGCATCCATTCTAATTCTTTTTTAAATAAACTTTTAGCTTTCCCTAAATTGGTTGCTTCTAAAGCTAAACGTTCTTCTTTATTTTGTAAATAGTAAGAGTAATTACCCTTGTATTTATATATTTTACCTTCATCTAACTCTAAGATTTCGTTACAAACACGTTCTAAGAAATAACGGTCGTGCGTAACCATAAATAAAGTGATTTTTTCTTTTGCAAAGAAAGCTTCTAACCATTCGATCATTTCTAAATCTAAATGATTTGTAGGCTCATCTAAAATTAATAAATCTGGTTTATTAATTAAAACGATTGCTAGAGATAACCGTTTTCTTTGTCCACCAGAAAGTGCACCTACTTTTAAAGTTAAATCGTCTAACTTTAATTTTGATAAAATTTGTCTGTATTGTGTTTCAAAATCCCAAGCATTGTATTGTTCCATTTGCTCAAAAGCAGTTTGGTATGCATCGGTATCGTCTAGGTTTAATAATGCTTTTTCGTATTGGTTAACAATAGAAAGAATTTTATTATCTGTAGCAAAGATGGTTTCTTCTATGGTTAAATCTGGATTAATATCATCTTTTTGAGCCAAATAAGCAATAGAAATACCTTTTCTACTAACTACTTGCCCAGAGTCTGGAACATCTAAACCAGCTATAATATTTAAGATAGATGTTTTACCACTACCATTTTTAGCTACAAAGGCAACTTTTTGGTCTTTACTAATTCCAAAAGAGATGTCTTCAAATAAAACGCGTTCTCCGTATGACTTAGAGATATTTTCAACAGATAAATAATTCACAGAAATAAATTTATTTTTTGCAAAGAAACAAAAAACCAAAGCGTTAACTTAGGTTTTTGATGGCATTTAATTTTTTTAGAGGAATAAATTAAATATTTTCTAATAATAAATAAATATCTGGTAAAATAAAGCACGAGTTTATTACTTATAATCGTAAATTTTTGTCTCTGTAAAAATGATAGTACAAAAAAAAAGAACCCTTAAGTTAAACTTAAGAGTTCTAGTAGTTAGTTAGTTAGTTAGTTAGTTAGTTGATTTTTTACTGTTTAGTTAATTTTTTTGGTAAAAGTTTTTCTTTTTTTTGATACTGTAGTTAAATAAATTTCTTTTTTAAAAGTATTTAGATCCACAGTATTATTTTTAAAGGTATTGTTTAACCTAATAAATTCTAATACAATAATAATGTAAATATATAATGAATAAAGGTACTTGTCAATACCCGAAAATGGTGAAATTTCACCTCCCTGAAAATGGTGAGATGACTCCCTGAAAATGGTTATGTAAAATTTAAAACCCCAGGCTATACCTAGGGTTTTAAAGGATGATTGGTAATAAGTTATTTATTGTTTAATAAATTTCTGAGTAAAAGTTTCTTCTTCGTCGGTTAATTTTATTAAATAAATTCCTTTTTTTAGGGTGCTAATATTTATAGCATTATTTTTAATACTCCCCGTTTTTATTATTTGACCTAATACATTTGTAATACTATAATTAGGTGATATTAAACTAAAATTAGGATTGATATTTAAAATATCTCTCGCAGGGTTTGGATAAACCATTTTATCGCCATTAAATAAACTATTGTTAGTTGTAAAACCTATGTTTTTAGTAGGCAGTGCATTAATAGCGTTTTCGGCAGCTTTATTGCCAACGATACCTTTAATAGTTACTTGGTCTATATAGATGTAATCGTTATTATTAGAGGCATCATTTTGAAACCTAAAGGCAGTATTAGTTGCAAAATTAACATCAGTATTATTTAAAGTGATTTTAGCGGTGTAGAATTTGTCATTTTCAAAATTTGTTCCACTTACCCAAGCAGCTACTGTAGTCCAAGAAGACCCATTGTAATAACGTAGCCAAAAATCTTCTCCGTTTTCCATAGAGTAAGAATAGAAATAGAATTCTACTTCAACAGAATTGTAACTAGTTAAATTAAATGTTGGTGATGTCATTGCAGATTCGGTACCAGAATTATCTCTAATTCTAATTGAAGAATTACCTTGGTAAGAGCTAGTGCCAGTATATCTATAGCAATCAGTTCCTCCGTCAGACCAACCGCTCCAGTCAGATTCAAAATAAGCTTCATGTAGCATTGTTGTAGATGCTGTTACTGCAGCAGCACCCGTAATGTTTACACTATAATCTTCAGTTTCTCCATAATCATAAGAATTACAAGCAGAAGGAGTTGTATTGTATTGCATAACAACACGCATTCTTGTTGGCCCTGTAATTGCAGATGTTGGCACTGTGAAAGAACCACTTATTGGTGTTGTTTCTGAAGTTGTAACAGTCCAAACAGTTTCTCCACTATCAGAAAAATCACCATCTTTATTATAATCAATAAAAACAGCATAACCTTCATTATATGCAGTTCCTGTCCAAGTAGGAGTTATTGTAATTGTAGAAGAAGTTCCTTTAGTTAAATTTGTAGATTGAGAAGTGTAATCTGTATATCCGCTAGGTGCTCCTCCGGTTGTATTGTTAATACTTCCTAAAACTACTTTACTAATATATTCATCATTCACACTATTTCCGTTAGAGTTACAATAATTTAATTGAACATCTTTAGTAGTAAAATT
Protein-coding regions in this window:
- a CDS encoding glycosyltransferase → MRKALVHDWFYTNGGAEKVVHSIGNIWDDLEYHSLIDFLDEKDRSFILKGKKVKTSFIQKFPTAKKNHRKFLQFFPKAIESFNLNDYELVISSSSSIAKGVLTNQNQLHICYCHSPMRYAWNLYHEYLEDKNLTTGLKGWYAKRVLHKLRTWDVISTNRVDHFVANSNYIAQRIKKIYNREATVIYPPVDIQNFPLEENKEDYYVAASRLVSYKKIALIVEAFNKMPNKKLKVIGEGPEMSKIVEIAKSNVEILGRKKQDDMVKILQKARALVFAADEDFGILPVEAQSCGTPVIALNRGGLKETVINNETGVFFQKQETTDIMEAVNKFETLKFDAKIIRRNAERFSKERFEREFKEFVEQKIKNL
- a CDS encoding exopolysaccharide biosynthesis polyprenyl glycosylphosphotransferase; the encoded protein is MRKRYSTYIKPVSFFFDLLIINLVIFFIYDSEFLNKFFLVYISLFWLISSLVLGYYNTYRNTKLYQLIKILISQTVIFILGYFTYFGFFREGVVINNQAKILTIIIAFLWIFKLFVFYSIRLYRSKGNNYRNVVVLGSDSSTKKIIQTLIEDKELGYKYLGFFSDKVKVNKLYLGTIKASFKYVLKNEVDEIFCSLDELKEVELRKIRKFANRNNLILKLIPNSREIYNKDLNTEYFGNSLPILNVKKLPLEIFENRALKRFFDILFSFLIGILVFSWLFPIIILIIRIESKGATIFKQKREGINGGDFMCYKFRSMYQEKSIDAGHTKKNDARITKVGAFLRKTSIDEFPQFINVFLGQMSIVGPRPHMNIHSLKFDKEVNNYMKRKSVKPGITGLAQVSGYRGEIQKKSDIENRVRLDVFYIENWSFLLDIKIIFKTCMNIFKGEEKAY
- a CDS encoding glycosyltransferase gives rise to the protein MKEKLDITVSIVLYNENLEELTETINCFLSIPLKKKLYLIDNTPEKMFNNLFLQNEIEYIAIGHNIGFGSGHNIVLDKIDKSSRFHLVLNPDVFFKPTVILNLIKELANNKEVAMIAPKVLFPDGRHQYSCRRYPSVSELIARRFSLLKPFFTAVILKGEYRERDLKVPFFAEYITGCFQLYRTEDFIALKGFDKRYFLYMEDVDICKKIDVLQKKKIYFPQEEIIHVLKQGSSKSKKLFLRHTLSVVKYFFKWGF
- the purD gene encoding phosphoribosylamine--glycine ligase, which produces MNVLILGSGGREHAFAIKLLESKKINKLFVAPGNAGTDKIATNINIDATDFEAVKKVTLENDIKMVVVGPEVPLVAGVHDFFLADEKLKDIPVIGPKKDGALLEGSKDFSKQFMQKHGVPTARYQSFTKDNLQEGFDFLETLAPPFVLKADGLAAGKGVLILNSLEEAKTELEDMVSNKKFGEASTTVVIEEFLKGIELSVFVLTDGKSYKILPSAKDYKRIGEGDAGLNTGGMGAISPVPFADKAFLDKVEELVVKPTIAGLQKDGIDYRGFIFIGLMNDNGNPSVVEYNVRMGDPETEVVLPRIESDLFELFEGVAHQNLHEKSFSVTDKTATTVMLVSGGYPDAYEKNKEITGYDTVEDSFVFHAGTTIKDGKVVTNGGRVIAVTSFGNTIEEALEKSYKSIDKIHFDKMNYRKDIGFDLV
- a CDS encoding glycosyltransferase, coding for MKASQNKIIIAPLNWGLGHATRCVPIINALLENNFTPIIASDGNALTFLRKEFPYLEYIEIPAYNISYHRNLKLGLLFQIPKILKAVREECKIINDFILKNTDVVGVISDNRFGVRSSLVPSVYITHQVNVLSGRTTFFTSYFHQQIIKKFDECWIPDNENSQFSGKLSSTKKNLNTKFIGVLSRFKKAASTQNTDVLIILSGIEPNRTFLEKKLISVFKNDTRNIIFVLGKIESAKKSWKIGNTTFYNYVLSHELQDLINASKIVICRSGYSSIMDLAVLGKKVFFIPTEQQDEQEYLASFLEEKKYAPFSKMKDFVKEDIFKVEDYKGLKTVETILDSDLFSLFERKRKL
- a CDS encoding cell wall metabolism sensor histidine kinase WalK; this translates as MKIKKTYSYALWSAVYLTMLTVVIALIFYYFFSNHIGAVSVFFSIVVLFVISFFIIQYRTEHFIYRRLKKIYEDVSILDVNDLRRDSVTTDIEKLSKRMQRFVEGKRLEIKSLTERDSFRRDFLGNVAHELKTPLFTVQGYILTLIEGAVNDKEIRTKYLERANKGVERLVAVIKDLDMIAKLENDGMKLNKDVFNILELVQNVFDMFEMRAKKRNIILKFDRIHEFPVFVKGDAEKIEQVLINLIVNSIKYGKPNGTTIVAVESYNENKFIVKTIDNGEGIKPQHLSRLFERFYRVDQSRSREQGGSGLGLSIVKHIIEAHNETILLKSTYGEGSEFSFTLEKAK
- a CDS encoding response regulator transcription factor, which codes for MNKSDIKILLVDDEPDIIEIVGYNLKNEGYQIFTATNGVEAVKAAKKNIPHLILLDIMMPEMDGIEACEKIRKVKSLENVIIAFLTARGEDYSQLAGFEAGADDYITKPIKPKVLISKVKSLLRRLKTKKDSEETFKIGDIVIDRDEYVVYKAGKRISLPRKEFELFSLLTSKPGKVFKREVILDTVWGNEVVVGGRTIDVHIRKLREKIGDDHFKTVKGVGYKFVLEGAEH